A region from the Pararge aegeria chromosome Z, ilParAegt1.1, whole genome shotgun sequence genome encodes:
- the LOC120636284 gene encoding uncharacterized protein LOC120636284 codes for MNDKYLAKVAKIPIAKAGFDALGMTAPMLVQMNPDGKWENSTPGNMDEDRLKAIVQYLVNSEAVSAAQSYCDQCASKSQKEGGQSNYVPIIMMPIYPAEQCPFDLECGNQKMKEIEEQKPTKKVTTKVQEKDPGKDKSMKTVKKKQFVMQRLTDFDLMSQW; via the exons atgaATGACAAATATTTGGCAAAAGTTGCAAAAAT ACCTATAGCAAAGGCTGGATTTGACGCTCTTGGAATGACAGCACCTATGCTAGTACAGATGAATCCAGATGGTAAATGGGAAAATTCGACACCAGGAAACATGGACGAAGATCGTCTTAAGGCCATAGTACAATATTTAGTGAACTCCGAAGCAGTGTCTGCCGCACAAAGTTACTGCGATCAGTGTGCGAGTAAAAGTCAG aaAGAAGGGGGCCAATCAAATTATGTTCCGATCATTATGATGCCAATATACCCTGCGGAGCAATGCCCTTTTGATTTGGAATGCGGAAATCAAAAAATGAAGGAAATTGAAGAACAGAAACCTACGAAAAAAGTTACTACTAAAGTACAGGAAAAAGATCCTGGGAAAGACAAAAGTATGAAAACAGTGAAGAAAAAGCAATTCGTCATGCAGCGTCTTACTGATTTCGATTTAATGTCACAGTGGTAA